A part of Dermacentor variabilis isolate Ectoservices chromosome 10, ASM5094787v1, whole genome shotgun sequence genomic DNA contains:
- the LOC142560164 gene encoding uncharacterized protein LOC142560164 isoform X3, producing MGRPCTASQVWGICSVLKFNPLLPDCKGRITTCVRKGVKDGRPAYRCSYCRKQISQLNGPTPWAQKSAASPASFFCQMDCRGRPNVRLSKCEILWIVYCMAKDLTVAKTTELGYAVRTPTISYWRQRVRQAISRSLSGHPRMGGNSERVQVGVFKLKFKSSSSDDPILILGLLAESTGELRLLHIGNDEPDFIAQIVSKGVLPETKIVSTGGKVFSHIEAAEDEDGPMRLVHDDGSQNDGATTKSGSKRQNSFCNTQKILCLWRRVRSKLMLLSCSKDPAALQGHLDWFWWLSMNGVGHCKDPFLRLLESIVKAYDE from the exons ATGGGCCGACCTTGCACAGCAAGCCAGGTTTGGGGCATCTGCTCAGTGCTCAAGTTTAACCCTCTGCTGCCAGATTGCAAAGGTCGCATCACGACTTGCGTACGAAAAGGTGTCAAGGATGGTCGCCCCGCCTATCGCTGCAGTTACTGTCGAAAGCAG ATCTCGCAGCTGAATGGTCCGACACCTTGGGCTCAGAAGTCTGCTGCGTCACCAGCATCATTCTTCTGCCAGATGGACTGTAGAGGCCGTCCAAATGTGAGGCTTTCGAAATGCGAGATTCTATGGATAGTGTACTGCATGGCTAAAGACCTGACAGTCGCCAAAACAACAGAGCTTGGATATGCTGTGAGAACACCGACGATCAGCTACTGGAGACAGCGGGTGCGTCAGGCCATCTCGCGGAGCCTCTCTGGCCACCCCCGCATGGGTGGCAATTCAGAAAGGGTGCAG GTTGGCGTCTTCAAGCTGAAGTTCAAGAGCTCAAGCAGTGACGATCCAATTTTGATCTTAGGTCTACTGGCTGAATCAACGGGGGAACTTCGGCTCTTGCACATTGGCAATGACGAACCCGACTTTATCGCTCAGATTGTCTCAAAAGGGGTGCTTCCTGAAACCAAAATCGTCTCGACTGGCGGCAAGGTATTCAGCCACATTGAAGCAGCTGAAGACGAGGATGGTCCAATGCGCCTAGTCCACGATGATGGCTCCCAGAACGATGGTGCTACCACAAAATCAGGGTCAAAGAGGCAGAATTCTTTTTGCAACACCCAAAAGATTCTCTGCTTGTGGAGGCGGGTGCGTTCGAAACTGATGTTGCTTAGCTGCTCAAAAGACCCCGCTGCACTCCAGGGTCACCTGGACTGGTTTTGGTGGCTGTCAATGAATGGTGTTGGGCACTGCAAAGATCCATTCTTGCGGCTACTTGAATCTATAGTGAAGGCTTATGATGAATAG
- the LOC142560164 gene encoding uncharacterized protein LOC142560164 isoform X6 — protein sequence MDCRGRPNVRLSKCEILWIVYCMAKDLTVAKTTELGYAVRTPTISYWRQRVRQAISRSLSGHPRMGGNSERVQVGVFKLKFKSSSSDDPILILGLLAESTGELRLLHIGNDEPDFIAQIVSKGVLPETKIVSTGGKVFSHIEAAEDEDGPMRLVHDDGSQNDGATTKSGSKRQNSFCNTQKILCLWRRVRSKLMLLSCSKDPAALQGHLDWFWWLSMNGVGHCKDPFLRLLESIVKAYDE from the exons ATGGACTGTAGAGGCCGTCCAAATGTGAGGCTTTCGAAATGCGAGATTCTATGGATAGTGTACTGCATGGCTAAAGACCTGACAGTCGCCAAAACAACAGAGCTTGGATATGCTGTGAGAACACCGACGATCAGCTACTGGAGACAGCGGGTGCGTCAGGCCATCTCGCGGAGCCTCTCTGGCCACCCCCGCATGGGTGGCAATTCAGAAAGGGTGCAG GTTGGCGTCTTCAAGCTGAAGTTCAAGAGCTCAAGCAGTGACGATCCAATTTTGATCTTAGGTCTACTGGCTGAATCAACGGGGGAACTTCGGCTCTTGCACATTGGCAATGACGAACCCGACTTTATCGCTCAGATTGTCTCAAAAGGGGTGCTTCCTGAAACCAAAATCGTCTCGACTGGCGGCAAGGTATTCAGCCACATTGAAGCAGCTGAAGACGAGGATGGTCCAATGCGCCTAGTCCACGATGATGGCTCCCAGAACGATGGTGCTACCACAAAATCAGGGTCAAAGAGGCAGAATTCTTTTTGCAACACCCAAAAGATTCTCTGCTTGTGGAGGCGGGTGCGTTCGAAACTGATGTTGCTTAGCTGCTCAAAAGACCCCGCTGCACTCCAGGGTCACCTGGACTGGTTTTGGTGGCTGTCAATGAATGGTGTTGGGCACTGCAAAGATCCATTCTTGCGGCTACTTGAATCTATAGTGAAGGCTTATGATGAATAG
- the LOC142560162 gene encoding uncharacterized protein LOC142560162, which translates to MKVPSKAAWAVLGLATIAQCFGWKHDLSRPVRDDCCRDPDKCCPYGYRCDMRYRNCVRIAGDERPVYASSYSSSSRTQPITNYATGTRGYHSTSYAAGRRGVPDQGFALSQNNFLRSENCPTGTYCWDIDTCCLIQHGYNSLWTRVESTCCTRYNSPNCQRVRGCRVTIGDQRYKSYRETFTRRPAYYGAAHPMAVPPAATVLALAILLRCVGLYTFKM; encoded by the exons ATGAAGGTACCAAGCAAGGCGGCGTGGGCAGTCCTTGGCCTGGCGACGATTGCACAAT GCTTCGGCTGGAAGCACGACCTGTCGCGGCCCGTGCGCGACGACTGCTGCCGGGACCCGGACAAGTGCTGTCCCTACGGCTACCGGTGCGACATGCGGTACCGCAACTGCGTCCGCATCGCCGGCGACGAGAGGCCCGTCTACGCTTCCTCCTACTCTTCGAGCTCGCGGACGCAGCCCATCACCAACTACGCGACCGGCACGCGCGGCTACCACTCGACCTCGTACGCCGCGGGACGCCGCGGAGTGCCGGACCAGGGGTTCGCGCTCTCGCAGAACAACTTCCTGCGATCGG aaaacTGCCCCACTGGGACATACTGCTGGGACATTGACACCTGTTGCCTCATCCAGCATGGCTACAACAGCCTCTGGACGCGAGTGGAGTCCACCTGCTGCACGCGTTACAACAGCCCCAACTGCCAAAGGGTTCGCGGCTGCAGAGTGACCATTGGTGACCAGCGTTACAAGTCGTATCGGGAGACCTTCACTCGCAGGCCAGCCTACTACGGAGCAGCGCACCCGATGGCTGTTCCACCAGCTGCAACTGTCTTGGCACTTGCCATTTTGCTTCGCTGTGTTGGGCTGTATACCTTCAAGATGTGA
- the LOC142560164 gene encoding uncharacterized protein LOC142560164 isoform X2: MTASTPSTTELGGDDHMSSLTHPRRMGRPCTASQVWGICSVLKFNPLLPDCKGRITTCVRKGVKDGRPAYRCSYCRKQISQLNGPTPWAQKSAASPASFFCQMDCRGRPNVRLSKCEILWIVYCMAKDLTVAKTTELGYAVRTPTISYWRQRVRQAISRSLSGHPRMGGNSERVQVGVFKLKFKSSSSDDPILILGLLAESTGELRLLHIGNDEPDFIAQIVSKGVLPETKIVSTGGKVFSHIEAAEDEDGPMRLVHDDGSQNDGATTKSGSKRQNSFCNTQKILCLWRRVRSKLMLLSCSKDPAALQGHLDWFWWLSMNGVGHCKDPFLRLLESIVKAYDE; encoded by the exons CCTGACACATCCAAGGCGCATGGGCCGACCTTGCACAGCAAGCCAGGTTTGGGGCATCTGCTCAGTGCTCAAGTTTAACCCTCTGCTGCCAGATTGCAAAGGTCGCATCACGACTTGCGTACGAAAAGGTGTCAAGGATGGTCGCCCCGCCTATCGCTGCAGTTACTGTCGAAAGCAG ATCTCGCAGCTGAATGGTCCGACACCTTGGGCTCAGAAGTCTGCTGCGTCACCAGCATCATTCTTCTGCCAGATGGACTGTAGAGGCCGTCCAAATGTGAGGCTTTCGAAATGCGAGATTCTATGGATAGTGTACTGCATGGCTAAAGACCTGACAGTCGCCAAAACAACAGAGCTTGGATATGCTGTGAGAACACCGACGATCAGCTACTGGAGACAGCGGGTGCGTCAGGCCATCTCGCGGAGCCTCTCTGGCCACCCCCGCATGGGTGGCAATTCAGAAAGGGTGCAG GTTGGCGTCTTCAAGCTGAAGTTCAAGAGCTCAAGCAGTGACGATCCAATTTTGATCTTAGGTCTACTGGCTGAATCAACGGGGGAACTTCGGCTCTTGCACATTGGCAATGACGAACCCGACTTTATCGCTCAGATTGTCTCAAAAGGGGTGCTTCCTGAAACCAAAATCGTCTCGACTGGCGGCAAGGTATTCAGCCACATTGAAGCAGCTGAAGACGAGGATGGTCCAATGCGCCTAGTCCACGATGATGGCTCCCAGAACGATGGTGCTACCACAAAATCAGGGTCAAAGAGGCAGAATTCTTTTTGCAACACCCAAAAGATTCTCTGCTTGTGGAGGCGGGTGCGTTCGAAACTGATGTTGCTTAGCTGCTCAAAAGACCCCGCTGCACTCCAGGGTCACCTGGACTGGTTTTGGTGGCTGTCAATGAATGGTGTTGGGCACTGCAAAGATCCATTCTTGCGGCTACTTGAATCTATAGTGAAGGCTTATGATGAATAG